One part of the Terriglobia bacterium genome encodes these proteins:
- a CDS encoding DUF2934 domain-containing protein, with product MQPPVKPNTTPSVEKKNGKNGHGNAAFDLEAAIRIRAYELYEQRGRQDGQAQTDWFQAEAEVRSHDSRSA from the coding sequence ATGCAACCCCCTGTCAAGCCGAACACTACCCCTTCGGTCGAGAAAAAGAACGGCAAGAACGGCCATGGCAATGCGGCCTTCGACCTGGAAGCGGCGATCCGGATCCGCGCCTACGAATTGTACGAGCAGCGCGGCCGCCAGGATGGCCAGGCCCAGACCGACTGGTTCCAGGCGGAGGCGGAAGTGCGGTCACATGATTCGCGTTCGGCTTAG
- a CDS encoding error-prone DNA polymerase, giving the protein MYVELHAASAFSFLEGASVPEELAAVCAEHGMPGMALADRDGVYGAPRFHIAMKKAGMKAHIGGEITFAPRRHGDTETDLQFVIGNLQSESRRAGNGNYKLQIANYQSSVSPSLRGGLSRLPLLVANREGYQNLCRLVTRMKARGPKDAPAEVIAAQEADLQEHARGLICLTGGDDGPLAEALRRGGVEEGRREVERLARIFGRENVYLELQRHFLRDEEARNIAAVEVARALRLPLVATNGVRHAKAEERQILDVFTCLKHHRTLATAGRLLARNGERHVKSPAEMEKLFADLPEAIANTAEVSSRLQFTLADLGYQFPRYPVPEGETMMSFLRQRTQEGFQGRYGRAARDLRARARRQVERELALIEKLQLEGYFLIVWDIVRFCREQGILVQGRGSAANSAVCYSLGITAVDPVGMDLLFERFLSEERGEWPDIDLDLPSGEQRERAIQYVYQRYGERGAAMTANVITYRGRMAAREMGKVLGFDEDTVGRLSGLVGRWEYHDADETLEKQFRYAGFDLRHPRMRKFLELCLAVQDLPRHLGQHSGGMVICQGQLDSVVPLEPASMPGRVVVQWDKEDCADLGIIKVDLLGLGMMAVLEDSIALIRDHYGKEEDLAHLPPDDPEVYAALQKADTVGMFQIESRAQMSCLPRLRPQKFYDIVVQVAIIRPGPIVGKMVNPFLKRRQGREKVTYPHPSLEPVLARTLGVPLFQEQLLRMAMITAGFSGGEAEELRRAMGFKRSERRMRDIEVKLRAGMTRNGIAPEAQEQIIDSITSFALYGFPESHSASFALLAYASAYLKTHYLGAFTAALLNNQPMGFYHPSTIVKDAQRHGLKVKAVDVCRSDWLCTVEKSTVDGLRSMAVDCRPSTVDHAVRLGLRYVRGLREEAARALVRERQQRRFESITDVARRVPELRRTELETLAAIGALNQVVSGQWPVASSNVPDWPLATDHQPLKLHRRDALWQVAGASRGEGPLLRGVPEPDGASPLQAMDREERLVADFRGTGVTVGPHPMAYRRAELKAQGICSAAELEKIPNGQWVRAAGCVIARQRPGTARGFLFLSLEDETGIANAIVTPDLFEQNRRLLVGEKFLLIEGVLQNLDNVISVKAERVQPLPVTEAETRSHDFH; this is encoded by the coding sequence ATGTACGTAGAGCTTCATGCCGCGTCGGCGTTCAGTTTCCTCGAAGGAGCCAGCGTGCCCGAGGAGTTGGCGGCGGTGTGCGCCGAGCACGGCATGCCCGGGATGGCGCTGGCGGACCGCGATGGCGTGTACGGCGCGCCGCGGTTTCACATCGCCATGAAGAAAGCCGGCATGAAGGCACACATCGGGGGCGAGATCACTTTTGCACCACGGAGGCACGGAGACACGGAGACTGATTTGCAATTTGTAATTGGTAATTTGCAAAGTGAAAGCCGCCGTGCGGGCAATGGAAATTACAAATTACAAATTGCAAATTACCAATCCTCCGTGTCTCCGTCTCTCCGTGGTGGATTGAGCCGATTGCCTTTGCTGGTTGCCAACCGCGAGGGCTACCAGAACCTCTGCCGGTTGGTGACGCGGATGAAAGCACGCGGGCCGAAGGATGCGCCGGCGGAGGTGATCGCGGCGCAGGAAGCGGATTTGCAGGAGCACGCGCGCGGCTTGATCTGCCTGACCGGCGGCGACGACGGCCCGCTGGCGGAAGCGCTGCGGCGCGGCGGCGTGGAGGAAGGGAGGCGCGAGGTCGAGCGGCTGGCGCGGATCTTCGGCCGGGAGAATGTTTACCTCGAATTGCAGCGGCACTTTCTGCGCGACGAAGAAGCGCGCAACATCGCCGCCGTGGAGGTGGCGCGCGCGCTCCGCCTGCCGCTGGTGGCGACCAACGGCGTGCGGCACGCCAAAGCGGAAGAGCGGCAGATTCTCGATGTCTTCACCTGCCTGAAGCATCACCGCACGCTGGCGACGGCGGGGCGGCTGCTGGCGCGCAACGGCGAGCGTCATGTGAAATCGCCGGCGGAGATGGAAAAGCTCTTTGCCGATCTGCCGGAAGCGATCGCCAACACGGCGGAAGTTTCGTCGCGCTTGCAATTCACGCTCGCCGATCTCGGCTACCAATTTCCGCGCTACCCGGTACCCGAGGGCGAGACGATGATGTCGTTTCTGCGGCAGCGGACGCAGGAAGGATTCCAGGGGCGCTACGGGCGCGCGGCGCGCGACCTGCGGGCGCGGGCGCGGCGGCAGGTGGAGCGCGAGCTGGCGCTGATCGAAAAACTTCAGCTCGAAGGATATTTCCTGATCGTGTGGGACATCGTGCGCTTCTGCCGCGAGCAAGGAATCCTGGTGCAGGGGCGCGGGTCGGCGGCCAACAGCGCGGTGTGCTACTCGCTGGGGATCACGGCGGTGGATCCGGTGGGAATGGATTTGCTGTTCGAGCGCTTTCTGAGCGAAGAGCGCGGCGAGTGGCCGGACATCGATCTCGATCTGCCCTCGGGCGAGCAGCGCGAACGCGCGATCCAGTATGTCTACCAGCGCTACGGCGAGCGTGGGGCGGCCATGACGGCCAACGTGATCACCTATCGCGGGCGCATGGCGGCGCGCGAGATGGGCAAGGTGCTCGGCTTCGACGAAGACACGGTGGGGCGGCTCTCGGGTCTGGTGGGAAGGTGGGAGTACCACGACGCGGACGAGACGCTGGAAAAACAATTCCGCTACGCCGGTTTCGATCTGCGGCATCCGCGCATGCGGAAATTTCTGGAGTTGTGCCTGGCGGTGCAGGACCTGCCGCGGCACCTGGGGCAGCACTCCGGCGGGATGGTGATTTGCCAGGGACAACTGGATTCGGTGGTGCCGCTGGAGCCGGCGTCGATGCCGGGGCGCGTGGTGGTGCAGTGGGACAAGGAAGACTGTGCCGACCTGGGGATCATCAAGGTGGATTTGCTTGGCCTGGGGATGATGGCGGTGCTGGAGGATTCGATCGCGCTCATCCGCGATCACTACGGCAAAGAAGAAGACCTGGCGCATCTGCCGCCGGACGATCCCGAGGTGTACGCGGCGCTGCAAAAGGCGGACACGGTGGGGATGTTCCAGATCGAGAGCCGGGCGCAGATGTCGTGCCTGCCGCGGCTGCGTCCGCAGAAGTTTTACGACATCGTGGTGCAGGTGGCGATCATCCGGCCGGGGCCGATCGTGGGAAAAATGGTGAACCCGTTTTTGAAGCGGCGGCAGGGAAGAGAGAAGGTGACGTACCCGCATCCGTCGCTGGAACCGGTGCTGGCGCGGACCCTGGGCGTGCCGCTGTTCCAGGAGCAATTGCTGCGCATGGCGATGATCACCGCCGGATTCAGCGGCGGCGAGGCGGAAGAGTTGCGGCGCGCCATGGGATTCAAGCGCTCGGAGCGGCGCATGCGGGACATCGAGGTGAAACTGCGCGCGGGCATGACGCGCAACGGGATCGCGCCGGAGGCGCAGGAGCAGATCATTGACTCGATCACGTCGTTCGCGCTGTACGGGTTTCCGGAGTCGCACTCGGCGAGCTTTGCGCTGCTGGCCTATGCCAGCGCATATCTGAAGACGCATTACCTGGGGGCGTTCACCGCGGCGCTGCTCAACAACCAGCCGATGGGCTTCTATCACCCGTCTACCATCGTCAAGGACGCGCAGCGGCATGGGCTGAAAGTGAAAGCGGTGGACGTGTGCCGGTCCGACTGGCTGTGCACGGTGGAGAAGTCTACGGTCGACGGTCTACGGTCGATGGCCGTCGACTGCCGACCGTCGACTGTCGACCATGCTGTGCGTCTGGGACTTCGCTACGTGCGCGGGCTGCGGGAGGAGGCGGCGCGGGCGCTGGTGCGGGAGCGGCAGCAGCGGCGGTTTGAGTCGATCACGGATGTGGCGCGGCGCGTGCCCGAGTTGCGGAGAACGGAACTGGAGACGCTGGCGGCAATTGGAGCGTTGAACCAAGTGGTCAGTGGCCAGTGGCCAGTGGCCAGTTCCAATGTTCCTGACTGGCCACTAGCCACTGATCACCAGCCACTGAAACTGCACCGTCGCGATGCGCTGTGGCAGGTGGCGGGCGCGAGCCGGGGTGAGGGGCCGCTGCTGCGGGGAGTTCCGGAGCCGGACGGGGCGTCGCCGCTGCAGGCGATGGATCGGGAAGAGCGGCTGGTGGCGGATTTTCGCGGCACCGGCGTGACGGTGGGGCCGCACCCGATGGCGTACCGGCGCGCCGAATTGAAAGCGCAAGGGATCTGCAGCGCCGCCGAACTGGAGAAGATCCCCAACGGGCAGTGGGTGCGCGCCGCCGGATGTGTGATCGCGCGGCAGCGGCCGGGCACGGCGCGCGGCTTCCTCTTTCTCAGCCTGGAAGATGAGACCGGCATCGCCAACGCCATCGTAACGCCGGATTTATTCGAGCAGAACCGGCGGCTGCTGGTGGGGGAAAAGTTTTTGCTGATCGAAGGCGTGTTGCAGAACCTGGACAACGTGATTTCGGTGAAGGCCGAGCGCGTGCAGCCGCTGCCCGTGACCGAGGCGGAAACCAGGTCACATGATTTCCATTGA
- a CDS encoding response regulator produces MATILVIEPNDNVRHLIHEVLQRAGYRVVEAVAIREITEQIVLEEPTVIILDCLLGGAGRGLDLLRELRAMPRTRDIPVVVTTGVPEPDIDARLHNCGASAFLLKPFGPRDLVQAVALALALRPKPATVAAVSCGSEETAAS; encoded by the coding sequence ATGGCTACCATTCTCGTCATCGAACCGAATGACAACGTCCGCCACCTCATCCACGAGGTCCTGCAGCGCGCCGGCTACCGCGTTGTGGAAGCCGTTGCCATTCGAGAGATCACCGAGCAGATCGTGCTGGAAGAGCCCACGGTCATCATCCTCGATTGCCTGCTCGGGGGGGCGGGTCGTGGACTCGACCTGCTGCGCGAACTGCGCGCCATGCCGCGCACCCGCGACATCCCCGTGGTGGTCACCACCGGCGTGCCCGAACCGGATATTGATGCCCGCCTCCACAACTGCGGCGCATCCGCGTTCCTGCTGAAGCCGTTTGGCCCGCGTGACCTGGTGCAAGCGGTCGCTCTCGCCCTCGCGCTCCGGCCGAAACCCGCGACGGTCGCGGCAGTATCCTGCGGCAGCGAGGAGACCGCGGCGTCCTGA
- a CDS encoding cytochrome c-type biogenesis protein CcmH, which produces MKASTEYRVPSTERRIRKFAALAILCFVVVLFMGAGDDLSGRFDKLGHKLMCRCGCNQVLLECNHVGCTYSDGMRNELMAGLQRGDSDDLVLQAFVQKYGPTVMAAPTTTGFNRVAWIMPFVALTGGLLLVVVIVKAWNTRRAVAVVPAGGATVDAHELDELRRRVHQETEL; this is translated from the coding sequence ATGAAAGCCAGTACCGAGTACCGAGTACCGAGTACCGAGCGTAGGATTCGGAAGTTTGCGGCACTGGCGATTCTGTGCTTCGTCGTGGTGCTCTTCATGGGCGCGGGGGACGATCTCAGCGGGCGATTCGATAAGCTGGGGCACAAGCTGATGTGCCGCTGCGGCTGCAACCAGGTGCTGCTGGAATGTAATCACGTCGGCTGCACCTATTCCGACGGCATGCGCAACGAATTGATGGCCGGGTTGCAGCGCGGCGACAGCGACGATCTGGTGTTGCAGGCCTTCGTGCAGAAGTACGGTCCGACGGTGATGGCGGCGCCGACCACCACCGGGTTCAACCGCGTGGCGTGGATCATGCCGTTTGTGGCGTTGACCGGCGGCCTGCTGCTGGTGGTGGTGATCGTGAAGGCCTGGAATACACGGCGGGCCGTGGCCGTGGTTCCCGCGGGTGGCGCCACCGTGGATGCGCACGAGCTGGATGAGCTGCGCCGGCGGGTGCACCAGGAGACGGAACTATGA
- a CDS encoding response regulator yields the protein MRRVLLIDDSPLQLRVRETVLRDAGFEVCIATTAESAHALLRSEAVGASIGVIVTDHILPGASGAAFVRQLRQIKPSVPVIVITGLPEAEAEYEGLDVIFRQKPYPPPELIALVRDTMPDES from the coding sequence TTGCGGAGAGTCCTGCTCATTGACGACAGCCCGCTGCAACTTCGTGTGCGCGAGACCGTCTTGCGCGACGCGGGTTTCGAAGTGTGCATTGCCACCACGGCCGAGAGCGCCCATGCGCTGCTGCGGAGCGAAGCGGTGGGCGCGAGCATCGGCGTGATCGTGACCGATCACATCCTGCCGGGCGCCAGCGGCGCCGCATTCGTGCGCCAACTGCGGCAGATCAAGCCATCGGTTCCGGTCATCGTCATTACCGGCTTGCCGGAAGCGGAAGCCGAGTACGAGGGACTGGACGTCATTTTCCGGCAAAAACCCTACCCGCCGCCCGAACTGATCGCGCTGGTGCGCGATACCATGCCGGACGAATCGTAA
- a CDS encoding DNA polymerase Y family protein, which produces MPFAAIYVPDFPVEALVRAEPELREQAVAVVEGTPPLGHVVAVNERAAQAGVEPGMTRLQAESMVDGRRSMAESELRVASREEEQQGKRGKRQGFAGEGERAPTSRHGSETRATQTRATRKCGMVRERSREREVAAHAALLDCACGFSPRVEDTAADTVVLDLAGLERIFGPPAKMARDVARRCSEMGLEANVAVASNADTAVLAARGLAGVTVIAEGKEAERIGELSVEVLLATNWGKALPIADCRLPIGSGRNRQSTIDNQKWFEERQGLPDGAPAALELLETLERWGVRNLRALAALPEVALAERLGQEGLRLQKLARGQTRRPLVVAEPPLRFEEAAELEYPVDALEPLAFLLNRMLEQLCARLAARALATNELTVRLELEASTEDLVIGRSGDRVIENPAQITGSPDHQMTRCLRLPVPMLDAKVFLKLLQLDLQAHPPQAPVTKVWLRAEPAEPRKTQSGLFVPEAPEAERLELTIARIKKVVGQTGKEQKNCRLPIVDCRLRESRQAPVAGRQENQESTIESQQCSSEARVGSPEMVDTHREDGWRMKAFVASGQWPVASGQHAGEGARATTASPIIALRVFRPALAAVVTVREGKPAQVASAERPTMRGEVVWCAGPWRSSGEWWTEQAWSREEWDVAVRNEEGVALYRVYRDEIGGKWWVEGSYD; this is translated from the coding sequence ATGCCTTTTGCCGCCATCTACGTGCCGGATTTTCCCGTGGAGGCGCTGGTGCGCGCCGAGCCGGAGTTGCGCGAGCAGGCGGTGGCGGTGGTGGAGGGCACGCCGCCGCTGGGGCACGTCGTTGCCGTCAATGAGCGGGCGGCGCAGGCGGGAGTGGAGCCGGGCATGACGCGCTTGCAGGCAGAGTCGATGGTCGATGGTCGACGGTCGATGGCCGAGTCCGAGTTGCGAGTTGCGAGTCGGGAGGAAGAGCAGCAAGGAAAAAGAGGCAAACGGCAAGGATTCGCGGGCGAGGGCGAGCGCGCGCCAACGTCAAGACACGGGTCGGAGACCCGTGCCACACAGACCCGTGCCACACGCAAATGCGGGATGGTGCGGGAGAGGTCGAGAGAGCGGGAGGTGGCGGCGCATGCGGCACTGCTGGACTGCGCGTGCGGGTTTTCGCCGCGGGTGGAAGACACGGCGGCGGACACGGTAGTGCTCGACCTGGCGGGCCTGGAGCGGATTTTCGGGCCGCCGGCCAAGATGGCGCGCGATGTGGCGCGGCGTTGTTCGGAGATGGGGCTGGAAGCCAACGTCGCGGTGGCCTCGAATGCGGACACGGCGGTGCTGGCGGCGCGCGGGTTGGCGGGCGTGACGGTGATCGCGGAAGGCAAAGAGGCGGAGAGAATCGGAGAGCTGTCGGTCGAAGTTTTGCTAGCGACCAATTGGGGAAAGGCATTGCCGATTGCCGATTGTCGATTGCCGATTGGTTCCGGACGAAATCGACAATCGACAATCGACAATCAGAAATGGTTTGAAGAACGACAAGGCTTGCCCGACGGTGCTCCAGCAGCGTTGGAACTCCTCGAAACTCTCGAGCGTTGGGGAGTGCGAAACCTGCGGGCGTTGGCGGCGCTGCCCGAGGTGGCGCTGGCGGAGCGGCTGGGCCAGGAGGGGCTGCGGTTGCAGAAGCTGGCGCGCGGCCAGACACGGCGTCCGCTGGTTGTTGCCGAGCCGCCGCTGCGGTTCGAAGAGGCGGCGGAACTGGAATATCCGGTGGATGCATTGGAGCCGCTGGCGTTTTTGCTGAACCGCATGCTGGAGCAGCTGTGTGCGCGGCTGGCGGCGCGGGCGCTGGCGACCAACGAATTGACGGTGAGACTGGAGTTGGAGGCGAGCACGGAAGATCTGGTGATCGGGCGATCGGGTGATCGGGTGATCGAAAATCCTGCGCAGATCACCGGATCACCGGATCACCAGATGACCCGATGCCTGCGGCTTCCGGTGCCCATGCTCGACGCGAAGGTTTTTCTCAAGTTGCTGCAACTGGATTTGCAGGCGCATCCACCGCAGGCGCCGGTCACAAAAGTGTGGTTGCGGGCGGAACCGGCGGAACCGCGAAAGACGCAAAGCGGATTGTTCGTGCCCGAGGCGCCGGAGGCGGAACGGCTGGAGCTGACCATCGCGAGAATAAAAAAGGTGGTGGGGCAAACGGGAAAAGAGCAAAAGAATTGCCGATTGCCGATTGTCGATTGTCGATTGCGCGAGAGTCGCCAGGCGCCAGTCGCCGGGCGCCAGGAAAATCAAGAATCGACAATCGAAAGTCAGCAATGCAGTTCAGAAGCACGGGTGGGGTCGCCGGAGATGGTGGATACGCATCGGGAGGATGGATGGCGGATGAAAGCGTTTGTGGCCAGTGGTCAGTGGCCAGTGGCCAGTGGCCAGCACGCGGGCGAGGGCGCCCGCGCCACAACTGCTTCTCCGATCATCGCGCTGCGGGTGTTTCGGCCGGCGCTGGCGGCGGTGGTGACAGTGCGGGAAGGCAAGCCGGCGCAGGTGGCATCGGCGGAGCGGCCCACGATGCGGGGCGAAGTGGTGTGGTGCGCGGGCCCGTGGCGGTCGTCAGGCGAATGGTGGACGGAGCAGGCGTGGTCGCGCGAAGAGTGGGACGTGGCGGTGCGCAATGAGGAGGGAGTGGCGCTGTACCGGGTTTATCGCGATGAGATCGGGGGGAAGTGGTGGGTGGAGGGGAGCTATGACTGA
- a CDS encoding heme lyase CcmF/NrfE family subunit yields MPLLGSFSLVLALALGAYCFVAGAIALFGHGPGYERLGETARRAGIGVWAAVMIAAAVLVVATFQNDFSIAYILHHSNRDLGAPYKFAALWSGQEGSLLFWSLLLASYGLVLRMRHKVDTRLVAYASVVIAAVQVFFLLLVNFAAPPFALTAGAIPPDGNGLNPLLQYPEMVIHPPMLYLGYVGFTVPFAFALAALIMRYPGEKWIHITRRWTMVTWGFLTCGIFLGAHWAYAVLGWGGYWGWDPVENASLMPWLTGTAFLHSVMMQEKRGMLKMWNMWLIFATFLLSIFGTFLTRSGVVSSVHAFAQSSIGDWFVGFLALTFAVCVFFFVKNRSHLKSEHRLESLVSRESSFLFNNLILLVACFTVLWGTLFPILSEWVQGHKITVGPPFFNRVNIPVALLLLLLTAVGPLLAWRKTSLESLKRNFLAPALIAVGAVVLLIVTPSSWGGPFGMRPWQDSSYLFSLMTIMLSVLVAATVISEFVRGGRVIARHTSSSLASGMLQLTRRNTRRYGGYIVHFGVIVIMIGFAGAAFNKDVEHELGNGQSMSVGPYTLVCRSYTDDDNPNYRSQWAIIDVSKDGKPVATMYPERRFYKASQQTATIVANRSTIREDLYLVYSGLNDDTGRPIIRAHLNPLVLWIWIGVLIVIAGTGVALVPNAAPARVTAPARVVAAAEPVGAGR; encoded by the coding sequence ATGCCTCTACTCGGAAGTTTCTCGCTGGTTCTGGCGCTGGCGCTCGGCGCTTATTGCTTTGTGGCGGGCGCAATCGCGCTGTTCGGTCACGGACCGGGGTACGAGCGTCTGGGCGAAACGGCGCGGCGGGCGGGCATTGGTGTCTGGGCGGCCGTCATGATTGCGGCTGCCGTACTGGTGGTCGCGACCTTCCAGAACGATTTCTCCATCGCCTACATCCTGCACCACAGCAACCGCGACCTGGGCGCGCCGTATAAGTTTGCCGCGCTGTGGTCGGGGCAGGAAGGATCGCTGCTGTTCTGGTCGCTGCTGCTGGCCAGCTACGGCCTGGTGCTGCGCATGCGGCACAAGGTGGACACGCGCCTGGTGGCGTACGCCTCGGTGGTGATCGCGGCGGTGCAGGTCTTCTTCCTGCTGCTGGTGAACTTCGCGGCGCCGCCGTTCGCGCTCACCGCGGGCGCGATCCCGCCCGACGGCAACGGCCTGAACCCGCTGCTGCAATATCCGGAGATGGTGATCCATCCGCCGATGCTGTACCTGGGCTACGTGGGATTCACTGTGCCCTTTGCCTTCGCGCTGGCGGCGCTGATCATGCGCTATCCGGGCGAAAAGTGGATCCACATCACCCGCCGCTGGACGATGGTGACGTGGGGTTTCCTGACCTGCGGAATTTTCCTGGGCGCGCACTGGGCGTACGCGGTGCTGGGCTGGGGCGGCTACTGGGGCTGGGACCCGGTGGAAAACGCGTCGCTGATGCCGTGGCTGACCGGCACCGCGTTCCTGCACTCGGTGATGATGCAGGAGAAGCGCGGCATGCTGAAGATGTGGAACATGTGGCTGATCTTCGCCACCTTCCTGCTTTCGATCTTCGGCACCTTCCTGACGCGCAGCGGCGTGGTCAGCTCGGTGCACGCCTTCGCGCAGTCGTCCATCGGGGATTGGTTCGTCGGCTTCCTGGCGTTGACGTTCGCCGTGTGCGTGTTCTTCTTCGTCAAGAACCGCTCGCATCTGAAGAGCGAGCACCGGCTGGAATCGCTGGTCTCGCGCGAGTCGAGTTTTCTGTTCAACAACCTGATTCTGCTGGTGGCGTGCTTCACCGTGTTGTGGGGAACGCTGTTTCCGATCCTGAGCGAGTGGGTGCAGGGACACAAAATTACCGTCGGGCCGCCGTTCTTTAATCGCGTCAATATTCCCGTCGCCCTGCTGCTGCTGCTGCTGACCGCGGTGGGGCCGCTGCTGGCGTGGCGGAAGACGTCGCTGGAGAGCCTGAAGCGGAATTTTCTGGCGCCGGCGCTGATCGCGGTGGGCGCGGTGGTGCTGCTGATAGTGACGCCGTCATCGTGGGGCGGGCCCTTCGGCATGCGGCCGTGGCAGGACTCGTCGTACCTGTTCTCGCTGATGACAATCATGCTCTCGGTGCTGGTGGCGGCGACGGTGATCTCGGAGTTCGTGCGCGGCGGGCGGGTGATCGCGCGCCACACCTCGAGCTCACTGGCTTCCGGGATGCTGCAACTGACGCGGCGCAACACCCGGCGCTACGGCGGCTACATCGTGCACTTCGGCGTGATCGTGATCATGATCGGGTTCGCCGGCGCGGCGTTTAACAAGGACGTCGAGCACGAATTGGGCAACGGCCAGTCGATGTCGGTGGGGCCTTATACGCTGGTGTGCCGGTCCTACACCGACGACGACAACCCGAATTACCGCAGCCAGTGGGCCATCATCGACGTCAGCAAAGACGGCAAGCCGGTGGCCACCATGTATCCGGAGCGCCGGTTCTACAAGGCGAGCCAGCAGACGGCGACCATCGTCGCCAACCGCTCGACGATTCGGGAAGACCTCTACCTGGTGTACAGCGGCCTCAATGACGACACGGGCAGGCCGATTATCCGCGCGCACCTGAACCCGCTGGTGCTGTGGATCTGGATTGGGGTGCTGATCGTGATTGCCGGGACGGGCGTGGCGCTGGTGCCCAACGCGGCGCCGGCGCGCGTGACCGCACCCGCGCGTGTGGTGGCGGCTGCCGAGCCGGTGGGGGCGGGACGATGA